From the Theobroma cacao cultivar B97-61/B2 chromosome 2, Criollo_cocoa_genome_V2, whole genome shotgun sequence genome, one window contains:
- the LOC18608654 gene encoding secretory carrier-associated membrane protein 1, with amino-acid sequence MSRFDSNPFDEEEVNPFSDPAVRKGSAQSNYGGGAFYTTNPGSVPPATSRLSPLPPEPYDRGATIDIPLDSAKDLKAKEKELQAKEAELKKREQELKRKEDAIARAGIVIEEKNWPPYFPIIHHDIANEIPIHLQKMQYVAFTTLLGLVLCLSWNIIAVTTAWIKGEGPTIWFLAIIYFISGVPGGYVLWYRPLYRAMRTDSALKFGWFFLFYLLHIGFCIFAAVAPPIIFKGKSLAGILPAIDLLGNHALVGIFYFIGFGFFCVESLLSVWVIQQVYMYFRGSGKAAEMKREAATRTMMAAL; translated from the exons ATGAGTCGCTTCGATTCTAACCCTTTCGACGAGGAAGAGGTCAATCCTTTCTCG GACCCAGCTGTCAGGAAAGGATCAGCGCAATCAAATTATGGTGGAGGTGCCTTTTATACTACA AATCCTGGTAGTGTTCCTCCTGCAACATCAAGGCTGTCACCCCTTCCTCCTGAACCGTATGACCGTGGTGCAACAATAGATATTCCTCTTGATTCTGCAAAG GATTTAAAAGCAAAGGAGAAGGAACTTCAAGCAAAAGAGGCTGAATTGAAAAAGCGAGAACAG GAATTGAAAAGGAAGGAGGATGCAATAGCACGTG CTGGAATAGTAATAGAGGAGAAAAATTGGCCACCATATTTTCCTATTATCCACCATGACATTGCAAATGAAATACCAATCCACCTACAAAAGATGCAGTATGTTGCTTTCACAACATTATTAG GTTTGGTTCTTTGTCTTTCATGGAATATAATAGCTGTTACTACAGCCTGGATCAAGGGAGAAG GTCCAACAATTTGGTTTCTTGCcatcatatattttatatctGGGGTACCTGGAGGCTATGTGTTGTGGTATCGCCCTCTTTATCGTGCCATGAG GACTGATAGCGCATTGAAGTTTGGAtggtttttcttgttttactTG TTGCATATTGGCTTTTGCATCTTTGCTGCAGTTGCTCCCCCAATTATTTTCAAGGGAAAGTCTCTTGC AGGTATTTTGCCTGCAATAGATCTCTTGGGCAACCATGCTTTGGTGGGG ATATTCTACTTTATtggttttggatttttttgtGTTGAATCACTGCTCAGTGTCTGGGTTATTCAG CAAGTTTACATGTATTTCCGAGGTAGTGGTAAAGCTGCAGAGATGAAGCGTGAGGCTGCAACAAGAACCATGATGGCAGCACTATGA
- the LOC18608655 gene encoding protein STRUBBELIG-RECEPTOR FAMILY 3 isoform X3, with amino-acid sequence MGSKRSGIEWKNLKIFVVFLLICAAGVSLGLTNPSDVAAINSFYTALGSPLLPGWVASGGDPCAEAWQGVQCNGSDIMTIVLNGANLGGQLGDNLGMFASIKAIDLSNNQIGGNIPSNLPVSMQNFFLSANQFSGSIPDSLSSLTLLTDMSLNNNLLSGEIPDVFQALSGLINLDLSNNNLSERLPPSMENLSRLTTLRLQVNQLSGTLDVLQDLPLRDLNIENNLFSGPIPEKMLSIPSFRKDGNPFNSSIAPLPAPTSPLAPPHAPPHSEAPTSDQAPTTDQSPGKHADGPSASEGSSSGEKKKFLTSKRVVWISIAGVLLFIILALGLLLFIPKCSRGREQAGRIFKRHQVGAYRGNRENLGEDGPLRTTTSQTEKGPKEAVTRPVGFNQTDRGRMGAIAKPQNEKERNAERMGTMQKRFDHEIDMSSIDMMLMVPPPPPPPPPPPPPPPPPPPPPPPPPLSEKVIVKPIVPDEVTTARPSARTSKPSTFAKSFTIAVLQQYTNSFAQENLIGGGMLGNVYRAELPDGKLLAVKKLDKRVASQQKDDEFIELVENIDRIQHVNIVRLMGYCAAHGQKLLIYEYCSNGSVQDALHSDDEFRKKLSWNARIRMAFGAARALEYLHEACQPPVVHRNFKSANVLLDDDLDVRVSDCGLAPLIASGSVSQEKWWFCGLGKVVDQSCREIFKTFFCLMFGKY; translated from the exons ATGGGTAGTAAGAGATCTGGTATAGAGTGGAAGAATTTGAAGATCTTTGTTGTGTTTTTGCTGATCTGCGCCGCCGGGGTTTCTTTAGGACTCACCAATCCTAGTGATG TTGCTGCAATTAATAGCTTCTATACTGCATTGGGCTCTCCCTTACTTCCTGGTTGGGTTGCTTCTGGCGGAGACCCATGTGCTGAAGCATGGCAAGGCGTACAATGTAACGGTTCAGACATAATGACCAT AGTTCTTAATGGTGCTAATTTGGGTGGACAACTGGGTGACAATTTAGGAATGTTTGCTTCTATCAAGGCAAT AGATCTAAGCAACAACCAGATTGGGGGCAATATTCCATCCAATTTGCCTGTTTCTATGCAAAACTT TTTTCTTTCCGCCAATCAGTTCAGTGGAAGCATCCCGGATTCACTATCTTCTTTGACTCTGTTGACAGACAT GTCGCTGAACAACAATCTTTTGAGTGGAGAGATACCAGATGTCTTTCAGGCCCTTTCTGGCTTGATCAATCT GGATTTGTCTAATAACAATTTGAGCGAGCGACTGCCTCCATCTATGGAAAATTTGTCTCGTCTGACCACTCT ACGTCTGCAGGTCAATCAGCTGTCAGGAACGCTAGATGTTTTACAAGATCTTCCCCTCAGAGATTT GAACATAGAAAATAACCTTTTCTCTGGACCCATACCTGAGAAAATGCTGAGCATCCCAAGCTTCAG AAAAGATGGAAACCCATTTAATTCCAGTATTGCTCCATTGCCTGCTCCCACATCACCATTAGCACCACCACATGCACCACCTCATTCTGAAGCACCAACTTCTGATCAAGCACCAACAACTGATCAATCACCTGGGAAGCATGCCGATGGGCCTTCTGCGTCAGAAGGATCTAGTTCtggagagaagaagaaattctTAACTTCTAAAAGGGTGGTCTGGATATCAATTGCAGgtgttttgttgtttataaTATTGGCTTTAGGACTTCTGCTTTTTATACCAAAGTGTAGCAGAGGAAGGGAACAGGCTGGCAGAATTTTTAAACGGCATCAAGTAGGTGCATATAGAGGCAACAGAGAGAACCTTGGTGAGGATGGTCCCTTACGTACCACAACCAGTCAAACAGAGAAAG GCCCAAAAGAGGCAGTTACAAGACCAGTGGGATTTAATCAAACAGACAGGGGAAGAATGGGGGCGATTGCAAAGCCGCAgaatgagaaagagagaaatgcAGAAAGGATGGGCACAATGCAGAAGCGATTTGACCATGAGATAGACATGAGTAGCATTGATATGATGTTGATGGTTcccccaccaccaccaccaccaccaccccCACCTCCTCCCCCTCCCCCTCCCCCACCCCCTCCACCCCCTCCTCCACTTTCTGAGAAGGTCATTGTGAAACCAATTGTGCCTGATGAAGTAACTACTGCAAGGCCTTCTGCCAGAACTTCGAAACCATCTACATTTGCAAAGTCTTTTACCATTGCAGTCCTTCAACAATATACAAACAGCTTTGCTCAAGAAAATCTTATAGGGGGTGGGATGCTAGGGAATGTCTATAGGGCAGAACTTCCTGATGGGAAG CTACTTGCAGTCAAGAAACTGGACAAGCGAGTTGCAAGTCAGCAGAAGGATGATGAATTTATTGAGCTGGTAGAAAATATTGATCGTATCCAGCATGTGAATATTGTCAGGCTGATGGGTTACTGTGCAGCGCATGGTCAAAAGCTTTTGATCTATGAGTACTGCAGCAATGGGTCAGTGCAGGATGCCCTGCACTCAGATGATGAATTTAGAaagaagctttcatggaatGCCCGTATTCGGATGGCATTTGGAGCTGCTAGAGCCTTAGA GTATCTGCATGAGGCCTGCCAGCCACCTGTTGTACACAGAAACTTCAAGTCTGCCAATGTTCTCCTTGATGATGATCTTGATGTGCGTGTCTCTGATTGTGGTTTGGCGCCATTAATAGCATCAGGTTCTGTAAGTCAG GAGAAATGGTGGTTTTGTGGGCTAGGGAAAGTTGTTGATCAGTCATGTAGGGAAATATTCAAGACTTTTTTTTGCTTGATGTTCggaaaatattga
- the LOC18608655 gene encoding protein STRUBBELIG-RECEPTOR FAMILY 3 isoform X1, with amino-acid sequence MGSKRSGIEWKNLKIFVVFLLICAAGVSLGLTNPSDVAAINSFYTALGSPLLPGWVASGGDPCAEAWQGVQCNGSDIMTIVLNGANLGGQLGDNLGMFASIKAIDLSNNQIGGNIPSNLPVSMQNFFLSANQFSGSIPDSLSSLTLLTDMSLNNNLLSGEIPDVFQALSGLINLDLSNNNLSERLPPSMENLSRLTTLRLQVNQLSGTLDVLQDLPLRDLNIENNLFSGPIPEKMLSIPSFRKDGNPFNSSIAPLPAPTSPLAPPHAPPHSEAPTSDQAPTTDQSPGKHADGPSASEGSSSGEKKKFLTSKRVVWISIAGVLLFIILALGLLLFIPKCSRGREQAGRIFKRHQVGAYRGNRENLGEDGPLRTTTSQTEKGPKEAVTRPVGFNQTDRGRMGAIAKPQNEKERNAERMGTMQKRFDHEIDMSSIDMMLMVPPPPPPPPPPPPPPPPPPPPPPPPPLSEKVIVKPIVPDEVTTARPSARTSKPSTFAKSFTIAVLQQYTNSFAQENLIGGGMLGNVYRAELPDGKLLAVKKLDKRVASQQKDDEFIELVENIDRIQHVNIVRLMGYCAAHGQKLLIYEYCSNGSVQDALHSDDEFRKKLSWNARIRMAFGAARALEYLHEACQPPVVHRNFKSANVLLDDDLDVRVSDCGLAPLIASGSVSQLSGQLQSIYGYGAPEFESGIYTSQSDVYSFGVFMLELLTGRKSYDRTRSRGEQLLVRWAVPQLHDIEALSRMVDPSLSGEYPAKSLSRFVDIISRCVQSEPEFRPPMSEVVQDLLDIVRREHPSNESNGD; translated from the exons ATGGGTAGTAAGAGATCTGGTATAGAGTGGAAGAATTTGAAGATCTTTGTTGTGTTTTTGCTGATCTGCGCCGCCGGGGTTTCTTTAGGACTCACCAATCCTAGTGATG TTGCTGCAATTAATAGCTTCTATACTGCATTGGGCTCTCCCTTACTTCCTGGTTGGGTTGCTTCTGGCGGAGACCCATGTGCTGAAGCATGGCAAGGCGTACAATGTAACGGTTCAGACATAATGACCAT AGTTCTTAATGGTGCTAATTTGGGTGGACAACTGGGTGACAATTTAGGAATGTTTGCTTCTATCAAGGCAAT AGATCTAAGCAACAACCAGATTGGGGGCAATATTCCATCCAATTTGCCTGTTTCTATGCAAAACTT TTTTCTTTCCGCCAATCAGTTCAGTGGAAGCATCCCGGATTCACTATCTTCTTTGACTCTGTTGACAGACAT GTCGCTGAACAACAATCTTTTGAGTGGAGAGATACCAGATGTCTTTCAGGCCCTTTCTGGCTTGATCAATCT GGATTTGTCTAATAACAATTTGAGCGAGCGACTGCCTCCATCTATGGAAAATTTGTCTCGTCTGACCACTCT ACGTCTGCAGGTCAATCAGCTGTCAGGAACGCTAGATGTTTTACAAGATCTTCCCCTCAGAGATTT GAACATAGAAAATAACCTTTTCTCTGGACCCATACCTGAGAAAATGCTGAGCATCCCAAGCTTCAG AAAAGATGGAAACCCATTTAATTCCAGTATTGCTCCATTGCCTGCTCCCACATCACCATTAGCACCACCACATGCACCACCTCATTCTGAAGCACCAACTTCTGATCAAGCACCAACAACTGATCAATCACCTGGGAAGCATGCCGATGGGCCTTCTGCGTCAGAAGGATCTAGTTCtggagagaagaagaaattctTAACTTCTAAAAGGGTGGTCTGGATATCAATTGCAGgtgttttgttgtttataaTATTGGCTTTAGGACTTCTGCTTTTTATACCAAAGTGTAGCAGAGGAAGGGAACAGGCTGGCAGAATTTTTAAACGGCATCAAGTAGGTGCATATAGAGGCAACAGAGAGAACCTTGGTGAGGATGGTCCCTTACGTACCACAACCAGTCAAACAGAGAAAG GCCCAAAAGAGGCAGTTACAAGACCAGTGGGATTTAATCAAACAGACAGGGGAAGAATGGGGGCGATTGCAAAGCCGCAgaatgagaaagagagaaatgcAGAAAGGATGGGCACAATGCAGAAGCGATTTGACCATGAGATAGACATGAGTAGCATTGATATGATGTTGATGGTTcccccaccaccaccaccaccaccaccccCACCTCCTCCCCCTCCCCCTCCCCCACCCCCTCCACCCCCTCCTCCACTTTCTGAGAAGGTCATTGTGAAACCAATTGTGCCTGATGAAGTAACTACTGCAAGGCCTTCTGCCAGAACTTCGAAACCATCTACATTTGCAAAGTCTTTTACCATTGCAGTCCTTCAACAATATACAAACAGCTTTGCTCAAGAAAATCTTATAGGGGGTGGGATGCTAGGGAATGTCTATAGGGCAGAACTTCCTGATGGGAAG CTACTTGCAGTCAAGAAACTGGACAAGCGAGTTGCAAGTCAGCAGAAGGATGATGAATTTATTGAGCTGGTAGAAAATATTGATCGTATCCAGCATGTGAATATTGTCAGGCTGATGGGTTACTGTGCAGCGCATGGTCAAAAGCTTTTGATCTATGAGTACTGCAGCAATGGGTCAGTGCAGGATGCCCTGCACTCAGATGATGAATTTAGAaagaagctttcatggaatGCCCGTATTCGGATGGCATTTGGAGCTGCTAGAGCCTTAGA GTATCTGCATGAGGCCTGCCAGCCACCTGTTGTACACAGAAACTTCAAGTCTGCCAATGTTCTCCTTGATGATGATCTTGATGTGCGTGTCTCTGATTGTGGTTTGGCGCCATTAATAGCATCAGGTTCTGTAAGTCAG TTGTCAGGACAACTACAATCAATTTATGGTTATGGAGCTCCAGAATTTGAGTCTGGAATTTATACTTCCCAGAGTGATGTTTACAGCTTTGGAGTATTTATGTTGGAACTATTAACTGGCAGGAAATCTTATGACAG GACAAGGAGTAGAGGCGAGCAATTACTAGTAAGATGGGCAGTCCCTCAGCTCCATGATATTGAAGCATTGTCTAGGATGGTTGATCCTTCTCTCAGTGGAGAATATCCTGCTAAATCATTGTCACGCTTTGTTGATATCATTTCTCGGTGTGTTCAG TCTGAACCAGAATTCAGGCCGCCAATGTCTGAAGTTGTTCAAGATCTATTGGACATTGTACGGAGGGAGCATCCCAGTAATGAATCAAATGGAGACTGA
- the LOC18608655 gene encoding protein STRUBBELIG-RECEPTOR FAMILY 3 isoform X2 has translation MGSKRSGIEWKNLKIFVVFLLICAAGVSLGLTNPSDVAAINSFYTALGSPLLPGWVASGGDPCAEAWQGVQCNGSDIMTIVLNGANLGGQLGDNLGMFASIKAIDLSNNQIGGNIPSNLPVSMQNFFLSANQFSGSIPDSLSSLTLLTDMSLNNNLLSGEIPDVFQALSGLINLDLSNNNLSERLPPSMENLSRLTTLRLQVNQLSGTLDVLQDLPLRDLNIENNLFSGPIPEKMLSIPSFRKDGNPFNSSIAPLPAPTSPLAPPHAPPHSEAPTSDQAPTTDQSPGKHADGPSASEGSSSGEKKKFLTSKRVVWISIAGVLLFIILALGLLLFIPKCSRGREQAGRIFKRHQVGAYRGNRENLGPKEAVTRPVGFNQTDRGRMGAIAKPQNEKERNAERMGTMQKRFDHEIDMSSIDMMLMVPPPPPPPPPPPPPPPPPPPPPPPPPLSEKVIVKPIVPDEVTTARPSARTSKPSTFAKSFTIAVLQQYTNSFAQENLIGGGMLGNVYRAELPDGKLLAVKKLDKRVASQQKDDEFIELVENIDRIQHVNIVRLMGYCAAHGQKLLIYEYCSNGSVQDALHSDDEFRKKLSWNARIRMAFGAARALEYLHEACQPPVVHRNFKSANVLLDDDLDVRVSDCGLAPLIASGSVSQLSGQLQSIYGYGAPEFESGIYTSQSDVYSFGVFMLELLTGRKSYDRTRSRGEQLLVRWAVPQLHDIEALSRMVDPSLSGEYPAKSLSRFVDIISRCVQSEPEFRPPMSEVVQDLLDIVRREHPSNESNGD, from the exons ATGGGTAGTAAGAGATCTGGTATAGAGTGGAAGAATTTGAAGATCTTTGTTGTGTTTTTGCTGATCTGCGCCGCCGGGGTTTCTTTAGGACTCACCAATCCTAGTGATG TTGCTGCAATTAATAGCTTCTATACTGCATTGGGCTCTCCCTTACTTCCTGGTTGGGTTGCTTCTGGCGGAGACCCATGTGCTGAAGCATGGCAAGGCGTACAATGTAACGGTTCAGACATAATGACCAT AGTTCTTAATGGTGCTAATTTGGGTGGACAACTGGGTGACAATTTAGGAATGTTTGCTTCTATCAAGGCAAT AGATCTAAGCAACAACCAGATTGGGGGCAATATTCCATCCAATTTGCCTGTTTCTATGCAAAACTT TTTTCTTTCCGCCAATCAGTTCAGTGGAAGCATCCCGGATTCACTATCTTCTTTGACTCTGTTGACAGACAT GTCGCTGAACAACAATCTTTTGAGTGGAGAGATACCAGATGTCTTTCAGGCCCTTTCTGGCTTGATCAATCT GGATTTGTCTAATAACAATTTGAGCGAGCGACTGCCTCCATCTATGGAAAATTTGTCTCGTCTGACCACTCT ACGTCTGCAGGTCAATCAGCTGTCAGGAACGCTAGATGTTTTACAAGATCTTCCCCTCAGAGATTT GAACATAGAAAATAACCTTTTCTCTGGACCCATACCTGAGAAAATGCTGAGCATCCCAAGCTTCAG AAAAGATGGAAACCCATTTAATTCCAGTATTGCTCCATTGCCTGCTCCCACATCACCATTAGCACCACCACATGCACCACCTCATTCTGAAGCACCAACTTCTGATCAAGCACCAACAACTGATCAATCACCTGGGAAGCATGCCGATGGGCCTTCTGCGTCAGAAGGATCTAGTTCtggagagaagaagaaattctTAACTTCTAAAAGGGTGGTCTGGATATCAATTGCAGgtgttttgttgtttataaTATTGGCTTTAGGACTTCTGCTTTTTATACCAAAGTGTAGCAGAGGAAGGGAACAGGCTGGCAGAATTTTTAAACGGCATCAAGTAGGTGCATATAGAGGCAACAGAGAGAACCTTG GCCCAAAAGAGGCAGTTACAAGACCAGTGGGATTTAATCAAACAGACAGGGGAAGAATGGGGGCGATTGCAAAGCCGCAgaatgagaaagagagaaatgcAGAAAGGATGGGCACAATGCAGAAGCGATTTGACCATGAGATAGACATGAGTAGCATTGATATGATGTTGATGGTTcccccaccaccaccaccaccaccaccccCACCTCCTCCCCCTCCCCCTCCCCCACCCCCTCCACCCCCTCCTCCACTTTCTGAGAAGGTCATTGTGAAACCAATTGTGCCTGATGAAGTAACTACTGCAAGGCCTTCTGCCAGAACTTCGAAACCATCTACATTTGCAAAGTCTTTTACCATTGCAGTCCTTCAACAATATACAAACAGCTTTGCTCAAGAAAATCTTATAGGGGGTGGGATGCTAGGGAATGTCTATAGGGCAGAACTTCCTGATGGGAAG CTACTTGCAGTCAAGAAACTGGACAAGCGAGTTGCAAGTCAGCAGAAGGATGATGAATTTATTGAGCTGGTAGAAAATATTGATCGTATCCAGCATGTGAATATTGTCAGGCTGATGGGTTACTGTGCAGCGCATGGTCAAAAGCTTTTGATCTATGAGTACTGCAGCAATGGGTCAGTGCAGGATGCCCTGCACTCAGATGATGAATTTAGAaagaagctttcatggaatGCCCGTATTCGGATGGCATTTGGAGCTGCTAGAGCCTTAGA GTATCTGCATGAGGCCTGCCAGCCACCTGTTGTACACAGAAACTTCAAGTCTGCCAATGTTCTCCTTGATGATGATCTTGATGTGCGTGTCTCTGATTGTGGTTTGGCGCCATTAATAGCATCAGGTTCTGTAAGTCAG TTGTCAGGACAACTACAATCAATTTATGGTTATGGAGCTCCAGAATTTGAGTCTGGAATTTATACTTCCCAGAGTGATGTTTACAGCTTTGGAGTATTTATGTTGGAACTATTAACTGGCAGGAAATCTTATGACAG GACAAGGAGTAGAGGCGAGCAATTACTAGTAAGATGGGCAGTCCCTCAGCTCCATGATATTGAAGCATTGTCTAGGATGGTTGATCCTTCTCTCAGTGGAGAATATCCTGCTAAATCATTGTCACGCTTTGTTGATATCATTTCTCGGTGTGTTCAG TCTGAACCAGAATTCAGGCCGCCAATGTCTGAAGTTGTTCAAGATCTATTGGACATTGTACGGAGGGAGCATCCCAGTAATGAATCAAATGGAGACTGA